One genomic window of Nitrososphaera sp. includes the following:
- the bluB gene encoding 5,6-dimethylbenzimidazole synthase — protein MARENQSDVQAAGDAPPDYGLTGCEKQGLYRAIHSRRDVRSHFIPGAKIPADALARILNAAHHAPSVGFSQPWNFILIRDISTRTRVKESFLREREKSVRKLDGDPRQEKYKSLKLEGITESDVNVCVTYDPTRFGPFVLGRTSIVETGVYSVCCAVQNLWLSARAEGIGVGWVSIIDNEEIGQILGLPPHIRPIAYLCLGYVAKFEEKPDLEKAGWLPRMTLADVVCYEKWDSHDSDNWRDLCSLVEKVREHSEKQGREDNI, from the coding sequence ATGGCGCGGGAAAACCAATCAGATGTTCAAGCAGCCGGGGATGCGCCTCCAGATTACGGTCTGACGGGCTGCGAAAAGCAGGGCCTTTACAGGGCGATTCATTCCCGGCGCGATGTCAGGTCGCATTTTATCCCCGGTGCCAAAATCCCTGCAGACGCCCTCGCGAGAATCTTAAACGCGGCCCACCATGCGCCTTCCGTTGGTTTTTCGCAGCCTTGGAACTTTATCCTGATACGAGACATTTCTACCCGGACCCGGGTGAAGGAGTCCTTTTTGCGGGAGCGCGAAAAATCGGTAAGGAAACTCGACGGCGATCCGCGGCAGGAGAAATACAAGTCGCTAAAACTTGAAGGCATCACAGAATCGGATGTGAACGTATGCGTAACGTATGATCCTACAAGGTTCGGCCCGTTTGTTCTGGGCAGGACGTCAATAGTGGAAACCGGCGTCTATAGCGTGTGCTGCGCGGTACAAAACCTGTGGCTTTCCGCAAGGGCCGAGGGGATAGGCGTCGGCTGGGTGAGCATCATAGACAATGAGGAAATAGGCCAGATCCTTGGCTTGCCTCCGCACATAAGACCCATCGCGTATCTCTGCCTTGGTTACGTGGCCAAGTTTGAAGAAAAACCGGACCTGGAAAAGGCCGGATGGCTTCCGCGCATGACGCTTGCAGATGTCGTGTGTTACGAAAAATGGGATTCCCACGATTCTGACAACTGGCGGGATTTATGCTCCTTGGTAGAAAAGGTCAGGGAACATTCCGAAAAACAGGGCCGTGAAGACAATATATAG